ACCGCCGCCGGGGGAGATCGAGGATGGTGACGGCGACGGTGTGCCCGACGAATCCGATCGCTGTCCGGACACTCCAACCGGGATAGAGGTTGATCGCTTTGGTTGCGCCCGGGATTCGGATGGTGACGGCGTCCGGGACAATCTTGATGATTGTCCGGATACCGAGTTCCGCGCTCGATCCCATGTCGACATCCATGGTTGTCCGATAGATTCTGATTTTGACGGTATTGCCGACTACCGCGATGACTGTCCCAACAACCCGGTCGGCGCCGCGGTGGATGCCGTAGGCTGCCCTCTGGATTCCGATGGCGATGGTGTACCGGATGGGTTGGACGACTGCCCGCATACACTGACCGGCGTTGATGTGGACCCAAACGGTTGTATTGACCTGTCCATGTTATCCGAACCGATGGTGCTCAACATCGATTACGTGCCGGGATCGTTTGAGATAGACCCACGCAATCGTGAGCGTATAGAAAAACTGGCCGGCATGCTGAGTTTCGTTCCGGCTGTGAAACTGGAGATTAACGGATTCACCGACAACATTGGAACGGCCCTGGCCAATCGTGAGTTGTCCCAAAAGCGGGCCAACCGGGTGCGCGATTTCCTGGTGGCCAACGGTGTCGACAGTGAGCGCATCAAAGTCTTCGGCCGAGGTGAAACCAACTTTGTCGCCTCCAATCAGAATGCGGCGGGCCGAGCCGAAAACCGAAGGATTGAGATTATCTTTTATCAATAGTCGAGAGTAACCATGGAGTGGTGTTATCTCTTAGAT
The sequence above is a segment of the Candidatus Zixiibacteriota bacterium genome. Coding sequences within it:
- a CDS encoding OmpA family protein, translating into MTLVLLVTGSCFAGQYEYTVGLYGGLSRLAGDESHHFPFQKSYGLEFQYRLTDQWRLHFDLSRHSINNDTLNVANLSLGAGDDNSSARFTATRLGAIADRLLWSKDYKFRVSAGIGGGLLVWRVMDPSTGGKLQVAGPNDQTIDFAASELFVSGQTTLQWMLNQRWSLNWRLRGDYLSGLGAEFADDVNSARGKILGSLMFAVGYSFGPSPTSWVSEENWSSTPGDLPPPPPGEIEDGDGDGVPDESDRCPDTPTGIEVDRFGCARDSDGDGVRDNLDDCPDTEFRARSHVDIHGCPIDSDFDGIADYRDDCPNNPVGAAVDAVGCPLDSDGDGVPDGLDDCPHTLTGVDVDPNGCIDLSMLSEPMVLNIDYVPGSFEIDPRNRERIEKLAGMLSFVPAVKLEINGFTDNIGTALANRELSQKRANRVRDFLVANGVDSERIKVFGRGETNFVASNQNAAGRAENRRIEIIFYQ